In the Ochotona princeps isolate mOchPri1 chromosome 14, mOchPri1.hap1, whole genome shotgun sequence genome, GGATCCCGGGGTCCCCATGAGCATCGTACCTGTGACACAAAGTGCAGAAATGCTTTCATTCTCAGTGTGGGAAGGCTTCACTCCAAATCTTGatgctttgctttcccagaaatGCCCTGTGCCTCCTCATGCCAGTGAGGGAGAATCAGCTTTGCAGTGACACAGAGAATGCCACTGTGAGCATCTGCACACCACTTGGTTTGTCTCCTTAGGAACAAGAGTCAGGGGGTCTTTGGTCAGTGTGTGGTGGTGACCCAAGACCCACGGGAGTGCTCCTCCATGACAGACTGCAGGAGTTGTTGAGTATTCCTGTAGGTCCTGGGCAAAAGTCCCCACTGAACCCAGAAAGCACTTGGGGGTGGTGGTGTGACAGTCACCAGTGAATGAGTGCTTCTAAAAGCTGGCTGCTTTTGTCCATTTTTTTGCAAAGTACTCAGCGCGGTACTCAGTGGGCTTGCGCTGGCTTCACAGGTGCTCACCCTTGGGCACTGCGCGGAGAATCTGAGTGCAGGGGCCTGCAGAACAACGTCTTCCACAGCATCCTTTTGTGTGGGAAACAAGGCTCCACTTTCATTGTAAAGTGGAACCGTGGCAGCATGTAGGTGTGGCTACCAGATCATGTCTCCCAACCTTCTTCAAGTTGGCTTTGTGGAGCCATGATTCTACCGATGGCCCCAGCCACCAGTTAGCGATTGCATGGATGATGCTGACTTGACACTTCGCATGCAGAATCAAACCTGATGTGGAACCAGGGTACTAGAAGCCTCTTCCCCGGGGTCATCCCCGTCACGCTGGGCAGACGATGGCTCTCCAGCACTCGGGAGGTGAACAGGACCAAGGccagtctctgcctctcccccaggGGGTCTGTCTTTGGTCGGCCAAGGGCTCCAGCATGTGGAAGAACTTGGCTGGCTTTTCTGTGGATGTGCATGAGCTTGTATAGGAACACAGAAATGAAGGATCATAGGGCTGGGTTGAGTCACTCTTGCACATGCGGAGCTAGCTTTGAACAAGTCTTGGAAACTGGAGACCTTGTGACTGAGGCTTGATGCCGGTCTGAGGGGACTAGGGATCGCATGTACACCTGAAGTGCATCCATGTCCTGGTACCTAGAGGTGCAGGTGGAACATGCTTGCAGAGACTGCTACACAGCCATGTTGGGGTGTCAAGACTTCATGGAGGTACCACATAGGGAAAATCTAGAACAGGAATTCTGCATGacgcagaaaggaaggaagagagacccTTCCTTCCACCTTATGGGCAATACATGCTGTGACGCGTGTCACCCAGAGGCACaaggttctctgtgtgtgtgtggtatggtcCCTGACTGCCCTCTTCGAGAACAGTAGGCTCTGTGATTAAATGGGAAGGAGTGGATGATGTTAGCAACTTCGTAAATTCCAAGTCCCTGCAGCCTCCAACAGACAAGGCATGATGTCCTCCATGGCTAGCAGTTCCCGAGGCCCCCTCCCTAGCAGTGTGTCTACAAGGCAGACCAGTGGGCATCCACCAAGCAGCCACAAGAAGGCCCACGCAGATGCAGTCACACATGGAATAAATAAGATGGGGCCGCACAGTGAGCCGCGTGGCGGTTCACTTGCAAAGGATCCCATTGTGCAGTGTTTTGCTCGTGTCCACAATGCAGGATGAGACAGCCGTGTGGAGTAGGTCCTCCTTGATCTTTGGGGAGTGGCTgctattgttgctgctgcttgattTGCTTCTGCTGGGGTCGAGATTTGGCTGGACGGGCGAGGCACGGGCCCCCTGGCCCCTGACCAAGCAGGTGCACACCAGACGGAAGAAGGCACGCCTCATCTCCTTGCTGGCCAGTGTGTAGATGATCGGATTCATGGCAGAGTTGAGGACAGCCAGTACGATGAACCAGCGGTCCTTAAATAGGGTGGGGCACTCCTTCACCTTACAGGCCACGTCGATGAGGAAAAGGATGAAGAGCGGGGACCAGCAGGTGATGAACACACCTACCACGATCACCACGGTGCGCAGCAGGGCCATGGAGCGCTCCGAGTTGTGCTGGCTGGCCACCTTGCGGCTGCTGGACTTGACCAGGCAGTAGATGCGTGCATACAGGATCACGATGGTGGCCAGGACAGCAATGAAGATGCTGATGAGGAAGGCGATGTACTTTTTGGAGTAAAGGGGTAAGATggtggagcagtcagggaggTTGTGGAGGCAGTTCCAGCCCAGGATGGGCAGGGAGCCCAGCAAAAAGGCGATGAGCCAGCACATGGCGATGAGCAGGAAGACGCGGTGCTTCTTGTTGGCATCATAAGGTCGCATCTTGATCATGGTCAGGTGCCGCTCGATGGCGATGGCCAGCAAGCTGCAGGTGGACGCGCCCAGTGCCACGAACATGCTGCCCTCCCTGATGAACCAGACGGTGGGCGACAGGCTGAACGTCTTCTTGCCTGACATCAGGATGTTGACCTTGTAGGCCACGCCGGCCAGCAGGTCGCAGAGAGCAAGGTTGCCGATGAAGAAATACATGCGGTTGTGAAACTTATTGTTCTTCCAGATAGCGATCAGAACCATCAAGTTCTCCAAGACGATGAAGCTGCAGATGACCAGGGCGAACACGGTGGTGAGCGTGTTGCTCTCGGAGGAGTCCTTCAGCCGGCCCTCCAGCTTCCCCACGTAGCTGTAATGCGTCTGTAGTGTCCCGTTCCCCAGGGCGGCGGTGGCCATCGCTCGGCATTCGCGGACGGCTACCTCCACGGTCCTCCAGAGGGCGCCCGAGGAACGTCCATTTCAAGGGACCAGGCCTGCTGGGGCTGCGACTTCAGGAATGCAGAAGCCAGGGGTGTCACAGAAAATGGATTCCTGCAAGGAGGCGAAAGGAGAGGCGTGGGTGAATAAGGGGGATGGTGCCCAGCAAGCCACAACAGTGTCAGAGAAATGCGGGAGAAACGCCGAGGCCTTGGGACAGCATTAACCACAGGCCACGATCCCAAGTGGAGGGATGCGGAGATGCCAAAATAGACTTCACACAAGGCCACACAGACCCAGATAACACCCCCATCTGGAAATTTCAGAGCAACGGGAAATGCTAACCTCTTAGTCCTCATGTCCcgcccaggagctgggaaaccTTAAGCCCACTCACCCAGAGAGACAAGCAGGATTTTCTCAGGGCAAATAAACAGGATGGAGCTGGATCTGCCTATATCCAAGACTCCACGGCCTGTTCGGACTGCCCTTGTGAGACACGTCCACACTTCCTGGATGCCTCCTctggggcctgggccaggagcacagatcaggtctgggggcaccaTCCATCTAGCCCAGGGACAGCCCTCGGGTCTGACCATGCAGCCCTAAAGCTGAGCATGACTCATGGGCAccccagtgggagcagctgagaacTGGCAGGGAAGGCAGAGGTGCAGAAGCGTGAAAGACGAGCGGGCTGAATGTaaaagaagacagcccaaagtgtgCAAGCCACATGCACTCACTCACTGAAAATTCAGTGGCTTGAATAGTAGGTTCCATTTTGTCAATGCATTGTGCTGGCAGAAGCATCTAATTGGGAATATGGCAACAGGATGAAGTGGCGCGCCCAGAACCAGGCACTCGGAGGATTCTGGGTGTCAGTTCTTCCACTAGATCTTGGCTTGGTCTACCCAGCCCCTCTGTGATGTCATGGGGGAAGCAGACCCCGCCATCTAAGGCAGAAGTGCTCACGGTGGACTCACCTCTCacctactttcaaaaaaaaaaatatcattcaTTAGGGGATGACATGATAGCACAGtagggtaagcctctgcctgtggcactggcatgccaaatgggcactggttcaagtcccagctgctccatttccgattcagctccctgctaagttgcctgggaaagcaagtcttTGCACCACTGCATccttgcaggagacccagaagagccggaagaagttcctggatcctagctttggaccagcccagctccagccattgtggccatctggcgaGTGAAAAACAGTAGATTTCAGTCTTTcttgccatctctctctctctgtaactgcatttcagataaaaaatacatgttttggtAAAAGATTATGAACTTAATAACAATTGCAGTTATATTCGATGCTTGTGTACCACCTGTAATGATCAGCTTAAGCCAGAGCAATCCGCATTTCTACCTCCTTCAGCATTTATtgtgtctgtgctgggccctccacaCGCCTCTCTTGTTCTTTATGGGATACGTAGCAAGTGCTTGTGAGCTGTGGCTACCATAGTGTGCTGCAAGCTACTAGTCCTTTTCACTCTCCTTGGGCACCTGCTATCCGCCCTATCCTATCCTGACCCACACCTggtggccaccacctgctgtctaaTGTAGGAGCCCAGTATCTTAGCTACCGCATGAAGGCCAAGAGGCAGCGTTTGTCTTTTCAAACATACTTAAGTGAAAATCACCCAAGACGTGAAATACCTAATGAGGTTCAGATGTCACAGCCCACAGTGTGTGGCCGGTGGAGAtaactttgtttttcatgatgtttaGAAATCAGGTATGTACAGACCACTCTCCAGCCTTGGAGGACACTGTGTTTGGGGTGTGATACGATCTAATGGCTTCATGCACCTGTGAGCGCTTTTCTGGGCAAGAGTCAAGGTCCAGTGGGAGCCTCAGTCCCTGGAAGGGACTCGCCCATGAGGCTGAGAAGCAGAAgcgggggaaggaggagagggtgTGGAATGATTTCCAGGTGCTGTGATCGTGCAGGGCCAGCAGCCTCCCTCCATGGCGTCTCTCCTGCACACCACTTAGAGGGCTGGAGTTTTCCCGACGTGGGCAAAAGACTGCTGGGTCTCCTTGCAGAGCTGCCTCTCAGTGTCTTGGAGCTTGCAAGGTCATGGGATCTGGAGGTCCTGGGGCTGCCTAGGCTGACGTCTGTGCCCTGCCCCTTCTCTGGCCCCTCAGTGACAGCTATATGGGAACCATTGAGGGCTTCGGTAGAGGTCAGCTCGAAAACCAAGCATGGGGAAAATCTTCACTCTGTTGGCCTGGACCTCATCTAcatgcaaaaaggaaaagaacatgcACCTGCGGTCTGACCTAAAGGACAAGGGGAAGCCACCTGCCCAACCTCCCGGTCACTCCACACCAGCCCTGCCatgctggctcagctcctgccacctgcctggatgATGACGCAGCCAGGACCAAAGACCTGAGCTGCAACTTCTCCCAGAGCCTGTCAACAGCcttccctcctgctcctcccgCTCTTGAGTTTTACTGAAAGGGTTGTCTGTCCTTCCAGCCCCATGACAAATTCCACCTGCTCTTCCAGCATCTTCTGAGGCCATCTGGCCCCTTAAAAATAAcaactgcccacagccttttGAAGAGGAAAAGTAACTGTGCTGGCCTCCTGCACGCTGTCCATCGACTGCCTGCAGAAGCTCCATGCCCCTTACTGGCTCGCCAAGACTCACAGGAGCCTCCTGGTGCCTTGTGCTCAGTGGAGGCTCTGCCTCCttgcctggctgcctgcctgtgAGTGGTGAGTGCAGCACTGGTCACAGTAGAGGCCAGTGAAGTCAACAAGCCCCAGAAGAGAGCCACAGCCTTCGCTGGGCTGCTGAACCCCGacaccagcccagctcccaccATGCCTGCAGACCCGTTCCTGTGCCCCCGTGCCAGGCAGCCATCTGCACTGCCCATGGTGCTACATATCTGGGCTTCATCTCAGAGCATCTCCCAGCTGCCCTGAAACTAGCATATTTTATGCATGGTGCAAATCCAGTATCCCCAACTAAGGCAGAAATCCAAATACAAGTCCATTTCCTTGTTCTGTTCAGTAACCTTAGTACAACACACTggtgcttcaaaaagctcatgaaaatggcattcaaagacaagttcatttctGTGCCCAAACTGTTGGAAGccatgtctacttttttttttttttcattttaatagttATTTCCTCTAACTTTCTGAAGACTTTGTATACaacttttttcaaacatttatgcTTTACTTATTTGCATGGCAGAGCTATGGGGGTGAGGACAGACCactggtacactctccaaatggtcgcaCCAcccggtgctgggccaggcctacaCCAGGAACCTGCAACTTCCTTTAGGGCTCTCCTACGGGTGCAGAGGACTGCGGCTGGATTGCAACTAAAGCAGCTAGGACCtcaactggcacctatgtgggattctggcattacaggcagagacctagcttgctacaccatggAGCCAGCATCAGGTCTTcttgtacatcttttaaaaaaatatatatacatatatttttattggaaagtcagatacacagagaggaggaaagacagagaggaagatcttccatctgctgattcactccccaagtggccgcactggctagagctgagctgatccaaagccaggagctaggagctcttccggatctcccaagcgggtgcagggtcccaagggccatcctcgactgccttcccaggccacaagcagggagctggatgggaagcggggttgccgggattagaaccggtgcacagatggaatactggcatgtgcaaggcgaggactttagcctcttggctactgtgccaggcctcttTTTGTACATCTTGCTGTTCTAGTGTTAACTCCTTCCTGCACCTGTTTCCCTCGTGAAGTCCTCATTCTACCCTTTACAAGGCTCATGGAGC is a window encoding:
- the S1PR3 gene encoding sphingosine 1-phosphate receptor 3, with the translated sequence MATAALGNGTLQTHYSYVGKLEGRLKDSSESNTLTTVFALVICSFIVLENLMVLIAIWKNNKFHNRMYFFIGNLALCDLLAGVAYKVNILMSGKKTFSLSPTVWFIREGSMFVALGASTCSLLAIAIERHLTMIKMRPYDANKKHRVFLLIAMCWLIAFLLGSLPILGWNCLHNLPDCSTILPLYSKKYIAFLISIFIAVLATIVILYARIYCLVKSSSRKVASQHNSERSMALLRTVVIVVGVFITCWSPLFILFLIDVACKVKECPTLFKDRWFIVLAVLNSAMNPIIYTLASKEMRRAFFRLVCTCLVRGQGARASPVQPNLDPSRSKSSSSNNSSHSPKIKEDLLHTAVSSCIVDTSKTLHNGILCK